A window of Candidatus Omnitrophota bacterium contains these coding sequences:
- the mgtE gene encoding magnesium transporter, which produces MQGSRDSMLGLLIQPEIHELLEQKNYKELREILTELDPADIADFMVVLSPEECAVVFRLLPQTISADVFEHLPFSDQEELIQYLGQEQVAAILNEMEPDDRTALLEELPGKVTRRLMGLLSPEERRISQTLLGYPEESVGRLMTPEYVAIKKDWSVEEAFQHIRKTGQDKETVNVIYVTDEDEKLIDDIRLRSLLFADPQTKISELMDYQYTALAAQDDQETAIEMMTKYDRIALPVVDSQGALVGIVTSDDVFDVAEEETTEDIHRLAGMEALDEPFSQVSILTMIRKRAGWLAILFAGETLTITAMEGFSEEILKWGALTFFIPLIISMGGNSGSQATSLVIRAMALQEVKLKDWYRTLGREFLTGILLGVILGAISIARVHLFPVEGVIGERIMLTSLTVSLAVICVVLFGSLIGSMLPFILRSLGFDPALSSAPLVATLVDVMGVVIYFSIAKLIFPI; this is translated from the coding sequence ATGCAAGGTTCACGGGATTCCATGTTGGGCCTTTTGATCCAGCCAGAGATTCACGAACTGCTCGAGCAGAAGAATTACAAGGAACTGCGGGAGATACTCACGGAATTGGACCCGGCGGATATCGCGGATTTCATGGTGGTTCTCTCGCCGGAAGAATGCGCCGTCGTTTTTCGCCTATTGCCGCAAACGATCTCCGCCGACGTTTTCGAGCATCTTCCTTTTTCCGATCAGGAGGAATTGATCCAATACTTAGGGCAGGAGCAGGTAGCCGCCATTTTGAACGAAATGGAGCCGGACGACCGCACCGCCCTTTTGGAAGAACTGCCAGGCAAAGTAACCCGCCGCCTCATGGGATTGCTCTCCCCGGAAGAACGCCGGATTTCCCAAACGCTGCTCGGCTACCCCGAAGAATCCGTCGGCCGTTTGATGACGCCGGAATACGTAGCCATCAAAAAGGACTGGTCGGTAGAGGAGGCGTTCCAACACATCCGCAAAACCGGCCAAGATAAAGAGACCGTCAACGTCATCTACGTCACCGACGAAGACGAGAAGCTGATCGATGACATCCGGCTGCGTTCGCTGCTCTTCGCCGATCCGCAAACGAAAATCTCCGAGTTGATGGATTATCAATACACCGCCCTGGCGGCGCAGGACGATCAGGAGACGGCCATCGAAATGATGACGAAATACGACCGCATCGCGCTGCCCGTCGTCGATTCGCAGGGGGCGCTGGTCGGCATCGTCACCTCCGACGACGTTTTCGACGTGGCGGAAGAGGAAACGACGGAAGACATCCACCGTCTCGCCGGTATGGAAGCATTGGACGAACCATTTTCCCAAGTATCCATTCTGACGATGATCCGCAAAAGAGCGGGCTGGCTCGCCATACTTTTCGCGGGGGAAACATTGACTATAACCGCGATGGAAGGCTTCAGCGAAGAAATCCTCAAATGGGGCGCGTTGACTTTTTTCATCCCCCTTATTATTAGCATGGGAGGAAATTCCGGCTCGCAAGCCACTTCCCTCGTAATCCGCGCCATGGCTCTGCAAGAAGTCAAACTGAAGGATTGGTATCGCACGCTGGGACGAGAATTTTTAACCGGCATTTTGCTGGGCGTGATTTTGGGCGCCATCTCCATCGCCCGCGTTCATCTGTTCCCTGTTGAAGGCGTGATTGGTGAACGGATTATGTTGACCAGTTTGACAGTTTCTCTAGCCGTGATCTGCGTGGTCTTGTTTGGATCGCTGATTGGATCCATGCTGCCGTTTATCCTGCGCAGCCTCGGCTTCGATCCCGCTCTCTCCTCCGCGCCTCTCGTCGCCACGTTAGTAGACGTAATGGGCGTGGTGATCTATTTCTCCATCGCCAAATTGATATTCCCCATTTAA
- a CDS encoding DUF1080 domain-containing protein codes for MIFGKKLRYGFAGWMAGFILTNLCIAAEIEEGFVSLFNGKNLDGWTIEGGDARTFFVSNQLLYSPGENSYPAWLRSEKEYENFDLRFDFRMVGWCNSGVFFEAPLHGRNSQIGFEFQIDHKNKEPISIKSCGAIFASVPPKQVPIGESGSWNTGRILMDWPYLKAWINDVLVQDLNVEERDDLKYRLRRGYIGLQDMGYQVWYRNIHIKELPPKIEWRSLFNGKNFDGWRPEGPAGAKWSVIDGVIRAENGTNYMVTQEEFEDFELHLYFRTKKNSNGGVFIRWKTLEGGDRGNEIQIENNPDSDYPTGSLYNIVRAEQAPFRDEEWLPLQIRLKGAHLVVRVNGEKVVDCDAFPTMRSGHISLQMHMRDSWIEFKDIKIRKI; via the coding sequence ATGATATTTGGAAAAAAATTGCGTTATGGATTCGCCGGATGGATGGCGGGATTCATCCTAACAAACCTTTGCATCGCCGCCGAAATAGAAGAAGGCTTCGTCTCCCTATTCAACGGCAAAAACCTGGACGGCTGGACGATCGAAGGCGGCGATGCGCGGACGTTTTTCGTCAGCAATCAACTTCTCTACAGCCCCGGCGAAAACAGCTACCCCGCCTGGCTGCGCAGCGAGAAAGAATACGAGAATTTCGACCTACGCTTCGATTTCCGCATGGTCGGCTGGTGCAACAGCGGCGTCTTCTTCGAAGCGCCCTTGCATGGACGCAATTCCCAAATCGGATTCGAATTTCAAATCGACCATAAAAACAAAGAACCGATTTCCATCAAGAGTTGCGGCGCCATCTTCGCTTCCGTCCCCCCCAAGCAAGTCCCCATCGGCGAATCCGGCAGTTGGAATACCGGCCGCATCTTGATGGATTGGCCTTATCTTAAAGCATGGATCAACGACGTTTTAGTGCAAGACCTTAATGTGGAAGAACGCGACGATTTGAAATACCGCTTGCGCCGCGGATACATCGGCCTGCAAGATATGGGATATCAAGTTTGGTATCGCAATATCCACATCAAAGAACTGCCCCCCAAAATCGAATGGCGCTCTCTTTTCAACGGCAAGAATTTCGATGGATGGCGTCCCGAAGGTCCCGCCGGCGCCAAGTGGAGCGTCATCGACGGCGTCATTCGCGCCGAGAACGGAACCAACTACATGGTAACGCAGGAGGAATTCGAGGATTTCGAACTCCATCTCTATTTCCGCACGAAAAAGAATTCCAACGGCGGCGTCTTCATCCGCTGGAAAACGCTGGAAGGCGGCGACCGGGGCAACGAGATTCAAATCGAAAACAATCCTGACTCCGACTACCCCACCGGCAGCTTATACAACATCGTCCGCGCGGAACAGGCGCCGTTTCGCGACGAAGAATGGCTGCCGCTGCAGATTCGTTTGAAAGGCGCCCATCTCGTCGTCCGCGTGAACGGAGAGAAAGTCGTCGATTGCGACGCTTTTCCTACGATGCGCTCTGGTCATATTTCGCTGCAAATGCACATGCGCGATTCCTGGATCGAATTCAAGGATATCAAAATCAGAAAAATCTAA